Within Candidatus Bathyarchaeota archaeon, the genomic segment CAGATAATAAGTAAGATTATACGATCAAAGAGTAATCTCTTTGGAATAATAAAACTAATCAAATACATTATTCCAGGGAAAATAAAAATTAAGGGTTCGTATATTTCTACGATTAAATGGGCAAGATGTCTTATGATAGGTAACCACAGCATTTATGAAAACAAAGATTGAGGGATTAGAGTGAGTTTAAAGACTGATCAATTTTTAAGGATTTCCCATTCGATAATCAATCCATATATCAAAGAGTGGCAGCATAATAATAGGAAGATTATTGGTCATTATTGTACCTATATCCCAGAAGAATTATTACATGCAGCAAATTTACTTCCTTTCAGAATAAGAGCAACTGGACATGAGGATACTACGTTGGCTGATATTTACATGGTGAGATTCACCTGTTCATTTGTTAGAGCTACATTGGATATGGCTTTAAGGGGAAATTATGATTTTTTGGATGCTCTTCTTATTTCGAATTCATGTGATCATTCTCGACGTATGTTTGAGCTATTTGATTTGAAAGTTTTCAGAAGAGAAGGTTTTACAAAACAAATTCCTCGATTTTTTATTGTTATGCCTCATGTGATAACAGACGAAGGATTTGAGTGGTATAAGAGAGAAATCGAAGAATTAAAAGTAAAATTGGAGCAAAACTTCACGAAGAAACCAATAAGCGAGGATGATCTTCACAAATCAATAGAACTGTACAATAAGAACCGGGGACTTCTGAGACAGATTCATGAGTATCGGTCTCTAAATACGCCCAAACTTAATGGAACTGAAGCCTTACAAATATCAATGGCTAATGCATCAGTCCCAAAGGAGATTGCAAACACAGAATTAGAGAGAATTATAGCTCTTTTAAAGGAAAGGGAAGGGATAAAATCAAATAGTAAAAGAATTATGATAATTGGCAGTGAAGTAGATGATATAAATTTCACTAAGATGATTGAGTCCTCTGGAGCAATAATTGTCTCTGATCTATTATGTTTTGGAACACGTAATTTTCTAGATGACGTAAAGCTGGAACAGGGGAAAACTCCTCTTGAAAGTATTACTGCTAGAGTATATTATAGAATGTCCTGTCCTAGAATGATGGATGATCATATAAGACGACTGGAATTTATAAAGAGTGAGATTAAAAAGGCAAAGATTGATGGAATCCTACTTCAGAGAATTAATAATTGTGACCTTGCAGGATGCGAAAACATGATGTTACAACATGAACTGAACGAGTTGGATATTCCGATATTGAATATCGATAGAGAATTTTATCAAGCAGACACAACAAGATTACAAACAAGGATAGAGGCTTTTCTTGAAATGATTTCCTAACATATTAAAACAAAATAAAAAAGGATAAAGCAAGGAAAAATGAATCAAAAATTCGACTTATCAAATAGAGTTATTCCTTTAAGGATGTTACATGAGGCATTATCTATGACTGATCAACTAGTTAAAGGAATTATTCCTGAAATGGGTATCCCTGCATTAAGACTTGGAGTAGAAAAAGTAGGATCTGTTTTAAAAAGAAACCTTGAAAAAGCAAGTGAAGGATTCCCAATAGTTGGATATCATTTTGCCATTCCTGCTGAATATCTAGCATGTTTTGATTGTGTTCCTGTGTGTCTTGAGGGAGTAGGATATTACCTGGCGACAATGTTATTAAATGGAGTTGAAAAATATTATGATTTAATTGGTAATTGGGGTCATCCCTTTCATACATGTACAGCTCAAAAAGGGCCTATGGGAATGGTATTGGACGATCTTTTTCAATTTGATGCATTGCTGGTACCTACAGCACCATGTGATAATACATGTGCATCTTATCCTTTTTTTAATCTAGAAAAAGATATCCCTTTAATTATTGCAGATATGCCATTCCGTAATGATGAAAATGGATATCGATATTATGCTCAGCAGATTAAGAATAGTTTAATTCGACTTGGAGATGTTATCGGCCAAGAACCCGATTTTGAGAAGATGAAGGCTAATATTGAAATAGAAAACAAAGTCCATAAACTTAGGCTAGAGATATTTGAATTAACTAAAGCCATTCCTAGCCCTATTTCAAACATATATAATGCTGTTTCTGCAGGAACATTTATCCATATTTCTGGGACTCCAGAAAACTTATCCTTTTATGAACAAATGTTGGAAATAACTAAGAATAGGTACAAAACTAAACAACACCATGGTGGTGAAGAAAAGATAAGGTCTATTTGGCCTTATATGGTTACTTATTTCGATATGTCCCTATG encodes:
- a CDS encoding 2-hydroxyacyl-CoA dehydratase family protein — protein: MNQKFDLSNRVIPLRMLHEALSMTDQLVKGIIPEMGIPALRLGVEKVGSVLKRNLEKASEGFPIVGYHFAIPAEYLACFDCVPVCLEGVGYYLATMLLNGVEKYYDLIGNWGHPFHTCTAQKGPMGMVLDDLFQFDALLVPTAPCDNTCASYPFFNLEKDIPLIIADMPFRNDENGYRYYAQQIKNSLIRLGDVIGQEPDFEKMKANIEIENKVHKLRLEIFELTKAIPSPISNIYNAVSAGTFIHISGTPENLSFYEQMLEITKNRYKTKQHHGGEEKIRSIWPYMVTYFDMSLCEWLDRELGMSVLFDIFNYNFSDPINTKSDLDTLFYDMARKAMGWPMVKQSTEFYYPLIDDCIRMARDFSADCFIFTQSLGCKQFGSFPQLLKEALMEELEIPMLLIEFDVGDKRFTPIKLIKEKIKMFSQTLM
- a CDS encoding 2-hydroxyacyl-CoA dehydratase family protein — its product is MSLKTDQFLRISHSIINPYIKEWQHNNRKIIGHYCTYIPEELLHAANLLPFRIRATGHEDTTLADIYMVRFTCSFVRATLDMALRGNYDFLDALLISNSCDHSRRMFELFDLKVFRREGFTKQIPRFFIVMPHVITDEGFEWYKREIEELKVKLEQNFTKKPISEDDLHKSIELYNKNRGLLRQIHEYRSLNTPKLNGTEALQISMANASVPKEIANTELERIIALLKEREGIKSNSKRIMIIGSEVDDINFTKMIESSGAIIVSDLLCFGTRNFLDDVKLEQGKTPLESITARVYYRMSCPRMMDDHIRRLEFIKSEIKKAKIDGILLQRINNCDLAGCENMMLQHELNELDIPILNIDREFYQADTTRLQTRIEAFLEMIS